From a single Rutidosis leptorrhynchoides isolate AG116_Rl617_1_P2 chromosome 5, CSIRO_AGI_Rlap_v1, whole genome shotgun sequence genomic region:
- the LOC139850228 gene encoding cation/H(+) antiporter 15, translating into MPPQNVSQDTIICYAPLMITTQGIWQGDNPLNYSLPLFLLQLILVVVTTRILVFLLKPFRQPRVISEILGGVILGPSVMGRSRVFANVVFPLRSVTVLETMANLGLLYFLFLVGVEMDIAVIRRTGRKAIFIAVAGMILPFLIGISFSFLLHQRTQFVKQGTFILFLGVALSVTAFPVLARVLAELKLINTEIGRIAMSSALVNDMCAWILLALAIALAENEKVNLATLWVVLSSAGFIVFCVFVVRPMISWVIRKTPEGETVSDFYIGMILTGVMISGFITDAIGTHSVFGAFIFGLVIPNGPLGVTLIEKLEDFVSGILLPLFFAISGLKTSIGAIDGVDTWGILALVIILACAGKVAGTLLVALLYQIPFYDGVALGLLMNTKGLVEMIVLNVGKDSKVLDDKSFAIMVVVALVMTAIITPAVTAFYKPARRFAPYKRRSILKTKSDSDLRTLVCIHTPRNVTTIINLLEASNPTNKSPLSVYALHLVELTGRASAMLIVHNSRKSGRPAANRTQAQSDHIINAFENFEQQTEYVSVQPVTAISPYSTMHEDICSVAEDKRVAFIILPFHKQQTVDGGMEATNPAYRVINQNVLANSPCSVGILVDRGFGGTTRVAGNQIAHHIAVVFIGGPDDREALAFAWRMSSHPGNTLTVMRFIAGQQQQSGSSSAQNDPGVLTVVTDSDREKQKDDEFINKFKTMIANEKSIVYNETFVNNGEETMAAIRSVDEVHDLFIVGRGQGMSPLTAGLTDWSECPELGAIGDLLASSDFASSVSVLVIQHYVGSDLDDDDDDDFVAASPDSPRNHNQPRTPKTNQRPPPSPRGSHMYDS; encoded by the exons atgCCGCCCCAAAATGTGTCCCAAGATACGATTATTTGCTATGCTCCATTGATGATCACAACTCAAGGGATATGGCAAGGAGACAATCCATTAAATTACTCACTCCCTCTTTTCCTTTTACAACTAATTCTCGTCGTTGTTACAACACGTATCCTCGTTTTCCTCTTGAAACCCTTTCGCCAGCCTCGAGTTATTTCTGAAATTCTT GGAGGCGTGATATTAGGTCCATCAGTGATGGGAAGAAGTAGAGTGTTTGCAAATGTAGTTTTTCCTTTAAGAAGCGTAACTGTTCTTGAAACTATGGCAAATCTCGGCCTTCTCTACTTTCTGTTTCTAGTTGGAGTTGAAATGGACATCGCAGTGATTCGTCGTACTGGCAGAAAAGCAATCTTTATTGCAGTTGCTGGAATGATCCTCCCTTTTCTTATTGGCATCTCTTTCTCCTtcctcttacatcaaagaacacaATTTGTTAAACAAGGCACTTTTATTTTGTTCCTTGGAGTTGCTCTCTCTGTAACTGCATTTCCGGTGCTTGCCCGAGTCCTCGCTGAACTCAAACTAATTAATACCGAGATTGGTAGGATCGCCATGTCATCAGCCCTCGTGAACGATATGTGTGCTTGGATTCTATTAGCCCTTGCTATTGCCTTAGCTGAAAATGAGAAGGTTAATCTGGCTACTCTATGGGTTGTTTTATCAAGTGCTGGGTTTATTGTTTTCTGTGTTTTTGTTGTTCGTCCAATGATTTCTTGGGTCATTAGAAAGACCCCGGAAGGTGAAACTGTTAGTGATTTCTACATTGGTATGATATTGACTGGAGTTATGATCTCAGGGTTCATAACAGACGCGATTGGGACCCACTCTGTGTTTGGTGCCTTCATTTTTGGGTTGGTCATTCCAAATGGACCTTTAGGGGTTACGCTTATTGAAAAGTTGGAAGATTTTGTATCCGGGATTTTGTTGCCTCTATTTTTTGCAATCAGCGGGCTTAAAACGTCAATTGGAGCGATCGATGGTGTTGACACATGGGGTATTTTGGCGCTTGTGATAATACTTGCGTGTGCCGGGAAAGTGGCAGGAACGTTGCTGGTGGCTCTACTATATCAGATCCCATTCTATGATGGAGTTGCACTTGGATTACTTATGAACACCAAAGGCCTTGTTGAGATGATTGTCCTCAATGTTGGCAAGGATTCCAAG GTGCTAGATGACAAATCTTTTGCAATTATGGTGGTGGTGGCATTAGTTATGACTGCTATAATCACTCCCGCCGTGACAGCATTTTACAAACCGGCAAGAAGATTTGCACCATACAAACGGAGAAGTATTCTTAAAACAAAATCGGATAGCGATTTGAGAACTTTAGTTTGCATCCACACACCGAGAAATGTGACGACTATTATTAATCTTCTTGAAGCTTCCAATCCAACCAACAAGTCTCCACTCAGTGTTTATGCGTTACACCTAGTGGAGCTCACGGGTAGGGCCTCCGCCATGCTCATTGTGCACAACAGTCGAAAATCAGGCCGACCGGCAGCCAACAGAACACAAGCCCAATCTGATCACATCATCAATGCTTTTGAAAACTTTGAGCAACAAACAGAGTACGTTTCGGTTCAACCAGTAACCGCAATCTCTCCTTACTCGACGATGCATGAGGATATTTGTAGCGTTGCAGAGGACAAACGTGTAGCTTTTATTATCCTTCCTTTTCATAAGCAACAGACGGTGGACGGCGGGATGGAAGCTACTAACCCTGCTTATCGAGTAATCAATCAAAATGTTTTAGCCAACTCACCTTGTTCGGTTGGTATTTTGGTGGACCGAGGGTTTGGTGGGACCACCAGAGTAGCTGGGAATCAGATTGCCCACCACATTGCGGTTGTATTCATTGGTGGGCCAGATGACCGTGAAGCTTTAGCATTTGCTTGGCGAATGTCGAGTCATCCAGGGAACACTTTAACTGTCATGCGTTTCATTGCTGGACAACAACAACAGAGCGGCTCTTCCTCTGCGCAAAATGACCCGGGGGTTTTAACGGTTGTAACAGACAGTGATAGAGAGAAACAAAAAGATGACGAGTTTATCAACAAGTTTAAGACAATGATTGCGAATGAAAAATCGATTGTTTACAATGAAACATTCGTCAACAATGGGGAGGAAACGATGGCAGCGATTCGATCGGTTGATGAGGTACATGATTTATTTATAGTAGGAAGAGGTCAAGGGATGTCACCGTTGACTGCAGGGTTGACTGACTGGAGTGAATGCCCCGAGTTGGGAGCAATCGGTGATTTGTTAGCGTCATCTGACTTTGCATCAAGTGTGTCCGTATTGGTGATTCAACATTATGTTGGTTCTGATttagacgatgatgatgatgatgatttcgttgcTGCATCACCCGACAGTCCAAGAAACCACAATCAACCTCGTACCCCAAAGACAAACCAACGGCCACCACCATCGCCCAGAGGGTCTCATATGTATGATTCATAA
- the LOC139850229 gene encoding protein FAR1-RELATED SEQUENCE 11-like gives MRVMELEKSVRHGELDFLTKDVSNLIIKNHKLHSNNDARELLEYCKNAKTENSNFQHAFKLDADNRLEHIFWSHAHCFDMYQEYGDVVVFDTTYKVNSYDMPFGIFVGVDNHGRTILFGCALLRDETTTTFEWLFKHDQMTQMAMRVDLAVEDVHQKQIHDTMLQKYRGSYLRSLSQLEEQGYRFLTPFSFKKFQEQFGLVMKYSVERNQYSSHEENTVNFIVKHHTATKLHNVIWDGQVAKCTCKNFEFVGILCRHILSVFIHEGCFEVLSNYWHPRWRRKDTQGDEICSLPQEVVVDSNTTCNDEALVDVIDLVQCPIKSKTKGRPKQKRMKSGKELAKQRRCGFCRGFGHNINTCKERQVDDLNNASSQHSNKKKRIDSNCEDKVSREAINLATMFSAL, from the exons ATGCGAGTGATGGAGCTTGAAAAAAGTGTAAGGCACGGAGAACTTGATTTTCTAACGAAAGATGTTAGTAATTTAATAATCAAAAATCATAAGCTACACTCAAATAATGATGCAAGAGAGCTTTTGGAGTATTGTAAAAATGCAAAAACTGAAAATTCTAACTTTCAACATGCATTTAAACTAGATGCTGATAATAGACTAGAGCACATTTTTTGGTCTCATGCTCATTGTTTTGATATGTATCAAGAATACGGAGACGTTGTAGTATTCGATACTACATACAAAGTCAATTCGTATGACATGCCTTTTGGCATATTTGTGGGTGTTGACAATCATGGAAGAACCATCTTATTTGGTTGTGCACTTCTACGAGACGAGACGACCACTACATTTGAATGGTTGTTCAAG CATGATCAGATGACTCAAATGGCCATGAGA GTTGATCTTGCAGTTGAAGATGTTCACCAAAAACAAATACATGATACTATGCTGCAAAAATATAGGGGGTCGTATTTAAGATCACTTTCACAATTGGAAGAACAAGGTTACCGTTTTTTAACTCCATTTTCTTTTAAAAAGTTTCAAGAACAGTTTGGACTCGTAATGAAATATTCAGTTGAAAGAAATCAATATTCAAGTCATGAAGAAAACACGGTAAACTTTATTGTCAAACACCACACAGCGACAAAATTGCATAATGTGATTTGGGATGGTCAGGTGGCTAAGTGCACATGCAAAAACTTTGAATTTGTTGGCATACTTTGTCGTCACATTTTAAGTGTCTTTATCCACGAGGGTTGCTTTGAAGTTCTTTCTAATTATTGGCATCCACGCTGGAGACGAAAAGATACTCAAGGTGATGAAATATGTTCATTACCTCAAGAAGTTGTTGTTGATTCAAACACTACTTGCAATGATGAAGCTCTAGTTGATGTGATTGACTTGGTTCAATGCCCAATTAAATCAAAAACCAAAGGACGACCCAAACAAAAAAGGATGAAAAGTGGAAAGGAATTGGCAAAGCAAAGACGTTGTGGGTTTTGTAGGGGTTTTGGTCACAATATTAACACATGCAAGGAAAGACAAGTTGATGATTTGAACAATGCAAGTTCACAACATTCTAACAAGAAAAAGAGAATTGATTCAAATTGTGAAGAT AAGGTAAGCCGTGAGGCAATCAACTTGGCTACCATGTTTAGTGCATTATGA